One genomic region from Methanomassiliicoccaceae archaeon encodes:
- a CDS encoding tRNA uridine(34) 5-carboxymethylaminomethyl modification radical SAM/GNAT enzyme Elp3 yields the protein MSKIAERLIEAVKCGDISTRDELQDCKIKLCGELGLKNVPPNSEILAEVADDDRELILPLLIKKPMRTASGTAVVAVMASPHPCPHGKCTFCPGGVENGSPQSYTGKEPAARRAGRNLYDPYMQVTDRIHQLEVIGHDASKIDLIVMGGTFTCRDPEYKEWFVKRCFDAMNGTDSADLVSAQDLNENADHRCVAMAVETRPDTFSPAEAQDAMRLGATRVEIGVQILDDEILGAVNRGHTVEDIIASTRASKEAGIPVGYHIMPGLPGSDPGKDMECFRRIFSDPDFRPDGFKFYTTLVIPGTRLYDLWKDGGYEPYGTEEAVALLAEMKAIVPEYVRIQRIQRDIPVPEIAAGILKSNLRQLVQDRMAEQGRKCRCLRCREVGHTGEEPKDPGEAELRAVEYEASGGTEHFISYEFRDSVVGYVRLRTDGSGTAAIRDMKISGSFTPISGTGSWQRRGYDVNLISKAEEVAASAGASVVRVTCGPGARGFYRAMGYELDRPYMVKRIS from the coding sequence ATGTCAAAAATCGCCGAACGTCTGATAGAGGCGGTCAAGTGCGGAGATATATCGACCCGCGACGAGCTGCAGGACTGCAAGATAAAGCTGTGCGGGGAGCTGGGCCTCAAGAACGTCCCGCCGAACTCCGAGATACTGGCCGAGGTGGCCGATGATGACAGGGAGCTCATTCTCCCGTTGCTGATAAAAAAACCGATGCGTACTGCCAGCGGCACCGCGGTCGTCGCCGTTATGGCATCGCCTCACCCATGCCCCCATGGCAAATGCACGTTCTGCCCCGGGGGAGTAGAGAACGGATCTCCGCAGTCATACACCGGAAAAGAACCGGCCGCCCGCCGCGCGGGCAGAAACCTCTACGACCCCTACATGCAGGTAACAGACAGGATACACCAGCTGGAGGTAATAGGTCACGACGCATCCAAGATCGACCTGATCGTGATGGGCGGCACGTTCACGTGCAGGGACCCCGAATACAAGGAGTGGTTTGTCAAAAGGTGCTTTGACGCCATGAACGGGACAGACTCCGCGGACCTGGTGTCCGCCCAGGACCTCAATGAGAATGCGGATCACCGCTGTGTCGCAATGGCCGTGGAAACCCGTCCCGATACCTTCAGCCCCGCCGAGGCACAGGACGCCATGAGGCTTGGGGCGACAAGGGTCGAGATAGGCGTTCAGATACTCGACGACGAAATACTGGGAGCCGTTAACCGCGGCCACACGGTGGAGGACATCATAGCGTCCACCCGCGCCTCCAAGGAGGCCGGCATTCCTGTCGGATACCATATCATGCCCGGTCTGCCGGGGTCGGACCCGGGCAAGGACATGGAGTGCTTCAGGCGCATATTCTCCGACCCGGACTTTCGGCCGGACGGCTTCAAGTTCTACACCACGCTGGTCATCCCCGGCACCCGGCTTTACGACCTTTGGAAGGACGGAGGTTACGAGCCGTACGGTACGGAGGAAGCCGTCGCACTTTTGGCGGAGATGAAGGCCATCGTTCCAGAATATGTACGTATCCAGAGGATACAGAGGGACATACCCGTACCTGAAATAGCGGCCGGGATACTGAAGAGCAACCTGAGGCAGCTGGTGCAGGACCGTATGGCCGAGCAGGGGAGGAAGTGCCGCTGCCTGCGCTGTCGCGAGGTCGGGCACACCGGCGAAGAGCCGAAGGACCCCGGGGAGGCCGAGTTAAGGGCCGTCGAGTATGAGGCGTCGGGCGGCACAGAGCATTTTATCAGCTATGAGTTCAGGGACTCGGTCGTAGGATATGTGCGTCTGAGGACGGACGGTTCGGGAACCGCAGCGATAAGGGATATGAAAATATCCGGGAGCTTCACGCCGATCTCCGGCACAGGGTCATGGCAGCGCAGAGGGTATGACGTAAATCTGATATCCAAGGCCGAGGAGGTCGCCGCATCGGCGGGCGCCTCCGTCGTAAGGGTCACGTGCGGCCCCGGGGCCCGCGGTTTCTACAGGGCCATGGGTTACGAACTGGACCGCCCTTATATGGTAAAGAGGATCAGTTGA
- a CDS encoding PRC-barrel domain-containing protein, with product MVSTKFFSREIVGLTVETVAGTAVGILDDIVIDTENGRIKYLLVKPAGAVINGPAKVDEAGRLVVETDRLRIDGGKVIIN from the coding sequence ATGGTCAGTACCAAGTTCTTTTCAAGGGAGATCGTCGGCCTTACGGTCGAGACCGTCGCAGGGACGGCTGTAGGAATTTTAGACGACATCGTCATAGATACCGAAAACGGGCGCATCAAGTACCTGCTGGTAAAGCCTGCCGGTGCGGTGATTAACGGCCCGGCGAAGGTGGACGAGGCGGGTCGGCTGGTGGTCGAGACCGACCGCCTGCGCATAGACGGCGGCAAAGTGATAATCAACTGA
- a CDS encoding DNA-directed RNA polymerase subunit A': MMRGITKRIGSIKFSCISPEEIRKMSATKVITADTYDDEGYPIDMGLMDPRMGVIEPGLRCKTCGCKVDECPGHFGHIDLALPVIHVGFVKDIKMLLESTCRSCGRLMLTPDQISETRNDMERMEELGGDTMDVKNFAKVTAKGASTKGLCPYCSAEQIKIKLDKPTTFREVDDNHKLTPKEVRERLERITDEDLATLGFDPSTCRPEWMVLTALAVPPVTVRPSITLDSGDRSEDDLTHKMVDVLRINQRLRENRDAGAPQLIVEDLWELLQYHITTYFDNQTSGIPPARHRSGRPLKTLTQRLKGKEGRFRSNLSGKRVNFSARTVISPDPMLSINDVGIPAFAARELTVPVHVNEHNIDKLKELVARGPTPPDEGVYVPGANYVIRSDGRRIRVTDRNAQDVAEGLEQDYTVERQLINGDVVLFNRQPSLHRMSMMAHRVRIMDGRTFRFNLCDCPPYNADFDGDEMNLHVLQSEEARAEARILMQVQENILSPRYGGPIIGAIHDHITGAYFLTHMSPRFDRFQAANIMSKLPDVEMPEPMIDEKGNMYWTGKQLFSAVLPEGFRTTFKANICQNCSVCRKESCEYDAYVKIRHSQLLCGTVDVKAIGNSKGKIVDRVARDYGSEEATKFINHVTRLALGALMNHGFSTGIGDEDIPEEAVLQINSFSQECISEVSRLVESYQEGTLEQMPGRSLRETLEVKVMSQLGAARDEAGKIAGKHLGMSNPAVIMAKAGARGSMLNLSQMAGCVGQQSVRGERLARGYWNRTLSHFNKGDMGAYARGFCSNSYKSGLTPTEFFFHSMGGREGLVDTAVRTSRSGYMQRRLVSALEDLKLTSDGTVRNTIGMVIQFKYGEDGIDPTRSVRGKAIDLDDLFAEVLGDDAAENMIRIDEKDIGEDYGAKEKDEMEFTDDEESEEFEESGESDYESGGE, encoded by the coding sequence ATGATGAGAGGTATCACGAAGAGGATCGGCTCGATCAAATTCTCCTGCATCTCCCCGGAGGAGATCAGGAAGATGTCCGCCACCAAAGTAATTACGGCGGACACCTACGACGACGAGGGATACCCGATCGACATGGGACTTATGGACCCCCGCATGGGAGTCATAGAGCCCGGGCTCCGCTGCAAGACCTGCGGATGCAAAGTGGACGAATGCCCCGGGCACTTCGGACACATAGATCTCGCCCTTCCGGTAATACACGTCGGCTTCGTCAAGGACATCAAGATGCTCCTTGAGAGCACATGCCGCTCTTGCGGCAGGCTCATGCTGACCCCGGACCAGATAAGCGAGACCAGGAACGACATGGAGCGCATGGAGGAGCTGGGCGGCGACACGATGGACGTAAAGAATTTCGCCAAGGTCACCGCCAAAGGAGCGTCCACCAAGGGCCTTTGTCCGTACTGCAGCGCAGAACAGATCAAGATAAAGCTCGACAAGCCCACGACCTTCAGGGAGGTCGACGACAACCACAAGCTGACCCCCAAGGAGGTCCGCGAGAGGCTCGAGCGCATCACCGACGAGGACCTTGCAACCTTGGGATTCGACCCTTCGACCTGCAGGCCCGAGTGGATGGTGCTGACGGCATTGGCCGTCCCGCCGGTCACAGTCAGGCCTTCGATCACGCTCGATTCGGGCGACAGGTCCGAGGACGACCTGACCCATAAGATGGTCGACGTCCTGAGGATCAACCAGAGGCTCAGGGAGAACCGCGACGCCGGTGCGCCCCAGCTGATCGTCGAGGACCTATGGGAGCTTCTGCAGTACCACATAACCACGTACTTCGACAACCAGACGTCCGGAATCCCGCCCGCGAGGCACAGGTCCGGCCGCCCGTTGAAGACGCTGACCCAGAGGCTTAAGGGAAAGGAGGGACGTTTCAGGTCCAACCTTTCAGGTAAGCGTGTGAACTTCTCTGCCCGTACGGTCATTTCGCCCGACCCGATGCTTTCCATCAACGACGTGGGAATACCCGCTTTCGCCGCCAGGGAGCTGACGGTCCCGGTCCACGTCAACGAACACAACATCGATAAGCTCAAGGAGCTCGTGGCACGCGGGCCCACACCGCCCGACGAAGGCGTCTATGTGCCCGGAGCGAACTACGTCATAAGGTCCGACGGAAGAAGGATCCGTGTGACCGACCGCAACGCACAGGACGTCGCGGAAGGACTCGAGCAGGATTACACGGTCGAGAGGCAACTGATAAACGGCGATGTCGTCCTGTTCAACAGGCAGCCGTCGCTGCACAGGATGTCCATGATGGCGCACCGCGTAAGGATCATGGACGGACGCACTTTCAGGTTCAACCTATGCGACTGTCCCCCCTACAACGCAGACTTCGACGGGGACGAGATGAATCTCCACGTCCTGCAGTCCGAGGAGGCCCGTGCCGAGGCCCGCATCCTCATGCAGGTCCAGGAGAACATTCTTTCCCCGAGGTACGGAGGCCCGATCATAGGGGCGATACACGACCACATAACCGGAGCTTACTTCCTCACGCATATGAGCCCGCGTTTCGACAGGTTCCAGGCGGCCAACATAATGTCCAAGCTGCCCGACGTCGAGATGCCGGAGCCCATGATCGATGAGAAAGGCAACATGTACTGGACAGGCAAACAGCTGTTCTCGGCCGTTCTTCCGGAAGGTTTCCGCACCACGTTCAAGGCCAACATATGCCAGAACTGCTCGGTGTGCAGGAAGGAGAGCTGCGAGTACGACGCTTACGTCAAGATACGCCACTCCCAGCTTCTATGCGGTACCGTGGACGTCAAGGCGATAGGTAACAGCAAAGGCAAGATCGTCGACCGTGTCGCCCGTGACTACGGGTCCGAGGAGGCCACCAAGTTCATCAACCACGTGACCAGGCTGGCCCTCGGTGCCCTGATGAACCACGGGTTCAGCACGGGAATCGGAGACGAGGACATACCGGAGGAAGCGGTTCTTCAGATCAACAGCTTCAGCCAGGAGTGTATCTCCGAGGTGTCCAGGCTCGTGGAGTCGTACCAGGAAGGCACGCTCGAGCAGATGCCCGGGCGCTCCCTCAGGGAAACGCTGGAGGTCAAGGTCATGTCCCAGCTGGGGGCCGCCCGTGACGAGGCCGGTAAGATCGCAGGGAAACACCTCGGTATGAGCAACCCCGCCGTCATAATGGCCAAGGCCGGTGCCCGCGGTTCGATGCTCAACCTGTCCCAGATGGCAGGATGCGTCGGCCAGCAGTCGGTTCGTGGAGAGAGGTTGGCAAGAGGTTACTGGAACAGGACCCTGTCGCACTTCAACAAGGGCGACATGGGCGCATATGCAAGGGGATTCTGCTCCAACTCGTATAAGTCCGGACTCACCCCGACCGAGTTCTTCTTCCACTCCATGGGAGGCCGCGAAGGACTGGTCGATACGGCCGTAAGGACGTCGAGGTCCGGTTACATGCAGAGGAGGCTGGTTTCGGCACTCGAGGACCTTAAACTGACTTCCGACGGCACGGTAAGGAATACCATCGGGATGGTAATACAGTTCAAGTACGGAGAGGACGGGATCGACCCGACCAGGTCCGTGCGCGGCAAGGCGATAGACCTGGACGATCTGTTCGCAGAGGTCTTGGGCGACGACGCCGCCGAGAACATGATACGCATCGACGAAAAGGACATAGGCGAGGATTACGGCGCGAAGGAGAAGGACGAGATGGAGTTCACCGACGACGAAGAGTCCGAAGAGTTCGAAGAGTCCGGCGAATCCGATTACGAATCCGGAGGTGAGTGA
- a CDS encoding CDC48 family AAA ATPase translates to MVDSLELKVGMARRQSETGYGRARIDSPSRYALGLEVGDSVEICGRNCVVAKVFKGDPEDEGRGIIRIDGLTRTSAGIGVDDTVTVRKCAPAPAEKVTLAPNIPEGKKANYVEGIEAVFLKDLTGRPLVKGLDILLPNVALLGNRSTFSVVATVPQGPVVVVPETLIVLKDSHASGRKLRCVNYDDIGGLDGELKRIRELVELPLKHPELFERLGIAPPRGVLLYGPSGTGKTLIAQAVASESGASFYAVQGPEIMGSYYGQSEERLRDIFKEASENAPSIVFLDEIDSIAPSRDSVSGEVEKRVVAQLLTLMDGMGDREGVIVIGATNREDSIDPALRRPGRFDREIEIGVPGRSARKEILDVHTRNMPVASDVKSDVLASMTQGFVGADLASLCRESAMKCLSSHMEELDLDKPIPHSKLAEMKVTMKDFTDALAEVEPSGMREVLVEIPKVTWADVGGLDAIKKEIREVFMPSEDAKAFERLGICPGKGLLLYGPPGTGKTLIAKAVANESGANFISVSGPEMASKWLGETERAIRHVFKRAKQMSPCIIFFDELDSIAPRRGNGGNGSWERAVAQLLTAMDGIESMGNVMVMAATNRPDMIDPALLRPGRFDRLVLVGKPDLKSRLRILEIHTGKMPLVDIDLIDVATETDGYVGADLAALCREAGLAAYRENSGAEFVCRKHFTAAMKVVGPSVGPETFKNYESIGSEIKKRKDGWDGVPFYG, encoded by the coding sequence ATGGTCGACTCCCTCGAACTTAAGGTCGGAATGGCCCGCAGACAGTCGGAAACCGGCTACGGCAGGGCACGGATCGACTCGCCGTCCCGTTACGCGCTCGGCCTGGAGGTCGGCGACTCGGTGGAGATCTGCGGACGGAACTGCGTGGTCGCCAAAGTTTTCAAGGGGGACCCCGAGGACGAGGGAAGAGGGATCATCCGCATAGACGGGCTTACCCGCACCAGCGCCGGGATCGGTGTCGACGACACCGTCACTGTCAGGAAGTGCGCCCCCGCGCCGGCGGAGAAGGTCACGCTGGCCCCAAACATCCCGGAGGGGAAGAAGGCAAATTACGTGGAGGGCATAGAGGCCGTCTTCCTGAAGGACCTGACCGGAAGGCCGCTGGTCAAGGGGCTGGACATACTTCTGCCGAACGTGGCGTTGCTCGGCAACCGATCGACGTTCTCTGTGGTGGCGACGGTCCCCCAGGGACCGGTCGTGGTCGTTCCGGAGACGCTGATCGTCCTCAAGGACTCGCATGCCAGCGGCAGGAAGCTCCGGTGCGTCAACTACGACGACATCGGCGGACTGGACGGAGAGCTCAAGAGGATAAGGGAGCTCGTGGAGCTTCCTCTCAAGCACCCGGAGCTTTTCGAGAGGCTCGGAATCGCACCTCCGAGGGGCGTGCTGCTCTATGGTCCGTCGGGAACCGGAAAAACATTGATAGCCCAGGCCGTTGCGAGCGAGTCGGGAGCATCGTTCTACGCGGTGCAGGGCCCGGAGATCATGGGCAGCTATTACGGTCAGAGCGAGGAGCGCCTGCGCGACATATTCAAAGAAGCATCCGAAAATGCGCCCAGCATAGTGTTCCTGGACGAGATCGACTCCATAGCGCCCAGCAGGGACTCTGTCTCCGGCGAGGTCGAGAAAAGGGTCGTCGCCCAGTTGCTTACACTTATGGACGGGATGGGCGACCGGGAGGGCGTGATCGTGATCGGGGCCACCAACCGCGAGGATTCCATCGACCCGGCGCTAAGGAGGCCCGGGAGGTTCGACCGGGAAATCGAGATAGGCGTGCCGGGCAGATCCGCCAGAAAGGAGATTCTGGACGTCCACACGAGGAACATGCCTGTCGCCAGTGACGTAAAATCGGACGTGCTGGCGTCCATGACGCAGGGTTTCGTAGGTGCGGACCTGGCCTCCCTGTGCCGGGAGAGCGCGATGAAGTGCCTGAGCTCGCACATGGAAGAGCTGGACCTCGACAAGCCGATACCTCACAGCAAGCTCGCCGAGATGAAGGTTACGATGAAGGATTTCACGGATGCCCTGGCGGAAGTAGAGCCGAGCGGCATGAGGGAGGTCCTCGTCGAGATACCCAAGGTCACATGGGCGGACGTCGGCGGGCTGGACGCGATCAAGAAGGAGATCCGCGAGGTCTTCATGCCCAGCGAGGACGCCAAGGCGTTCGAGCGGCTGGGGATATGCCCGGGAAAGGGGCTCCTGCTGTACGGCCCTCCGGGCACAGGAAAAACGTTGATAGCCAAGGCCGTTGCGAACGAGTCCGGCGCGAACTTCATATCGGTCAGCGGGCCCGAGATGGCCAGCAAGTGGCTGGGAGAGACCGAGCGCGCGATCAGGCACGTTTTCAAGAGGGCGAAGCAGATGTCGCCCTGCATCATATTCTTCGACGAGCTGGATTCCATCGCGCCCCGGCGCGGGAACGGCGGGAACGGTTCCTGGGAGAGGGCCGTGGCACAGCTGCTCACGGCGATGGACGGCATAGAATCCATGGGGAACGTCATGGTTATGGCCGCCACGAACCGCCCGGATATGATAGACCCGGCGCTTCTGAGGCCCGGAAGGTTCGACCGCCTGGTGCTCGTCGGGAAACCAGACCTCAAGAGCCGCCTGAGGATCCTCGAGATACACACCGGGAAAATGCCTCTGGTCGACATAGACCTGATCGACGTTGCAACCGAGACCGACGGGTACGTGGGCGCGGACCTAGCCGCCCTGTGCAGGGAGGCGGGGCTCGCGGCTTACAGAGAGAACTCCGGGGCGGAGTTCGTCTGCAGGAAACATTTCACCGCCGCCATGAAGGTCGTAGGGCCGTCCGTGGGCCCGGAGACTTTCAAAAATTACGAAAGCATCGGGAGCGAGATTAAAAAGCGCAAGGATGGATGGGACGGGGTGCCGTTCTACGGGTGA
- a CDS encoding DNA-directed RNA polymerase subunit H, with protein sequence MATNNISFNVLEHRLVPEHHLLSEEDADVVLTEMGMTRDQLPKIKKSDAGIKVLESVHGPIDEGRVVKIVRKSETAEEFVAYRLITGGKA encoded by the coding sequence TTGGCAACAAACAATATCTCGTTTAACGTCCTCGAGCACAGATTAGTGCCCGAACATCACCTTCTATCCGAGGAAGATGCGGATGTGGTTCTTACTGAAATGGGAATGACCCGCGACCAGCTTCCGAAGATCAAGAAGAGCGATGCCGGAATCAAGGTGCTCGAATCCGTACACGGCCCCATCGACGAAGGCCGCGTGGTAAAAATAGTAAGGAAAAGTGAGACAGCAGAGGAGTTCGTCGCCTACAGACTCATCACGGGGGGAAAAGCATGA
- a CDS encoding DNA-directed RNA polymerase subunit B — MRDLVDLYFTERNIVNHHLSSFNDFLATPDNPSSRMQRIVDDIRVPTDDTARGTIRLDPERTGGRNIEIRIGRIRTEAGGIDPISKPTVRIEPPKVTEANGYSHELVPMEARLRNLNYLSPVYVRFEVFEDGEEIPMPEGDKWIRVGDMPMMVKSKGCNLNRDVIGRRLDRNLSEEDYHKALITNKEDPEEPGGYFIIGGTERALITLEDLAPNRVMVEYNEKYGAAMEAAKVFSQREGYRALTLVEKKKDGMLMVSVPVASSSIPLIALMKALGMESDQEIFETIVSDDAMTNTVYANIEASLDKKTYAPNGYHSTEDAVLFLERNFAAGQAKEYRTKKVESILDHSLLPHLGDTSEDRMKKAIYLGRIARSVLELSLGKRKEDDKDHYANKRLKLSGDLMEDLFRTSFSSLMKDLKYQLERNWGRKRNELNIASSIRPDLLTHKLLHALATGNWVGGRAGVSQLLDRTSNLSAMSHLRRITSSLTRSQPHFEARDLHPTQWGRLCPSETPEGQNCGLVKNAALIIDVSEGFPGQDVKWTLRDLGLGTVKDNGTRVFVNGDLVGTHDSPRDLVSQIRERRRVGILSNEINIRYDEEMDEVVINCDEGRLRRPLLILKDGRTTITRKHLESIREGKVKWSDLFREGIVEWIDAEEEEDLLVLVYPYDVPDRCEHCNHTLSPMDADWMNPGNDGDEILKCKWCGGEFSVPNRITKEHTHMELDPMVILGVAAGVVPYPEHNSAPRITMGAGMAKQALGIPAANYRIRPDTRSHLMHYPQVPMVQTETMKFIGYNQRPAGQNFCIAVLSYHGYNIEDALVMNKSSIQRGLGRSTFLRSYRSEERRYPGGQEDHFEVPSPDVMGARTDLSYASLGEDGLIYPEAEIVGSDVLVGKTSPPRFLEEETDFLTPQKRRETSVTVRPGETGYVDSVMVTESENGSRLVRVKVRDQRIPELGDKFCSRFGQKGVIGKLVDQCDMPFTCQGVTPDLVVNPHGIPSRMTIGHVLEMISGRVGSMEGRLVDGTAFSGENEGSIRDGLVRNGFKNDGKEVMYDGTTGHMIQMDIYTGVIFYEKLHHMVSGKLHVRSRGPVQILTRQPTEGRSRQGGLRFGEMERDCLIGHGAAMVIKDRLLDQSDGTQQYVCGNPKCGHVAIMNRFGNLYCPVCKNTTNIHLVQTSYAFKLLMDELLSLGVAMRLQLEDLR, encoded by the coding sequence ATGAGAGATCTCGTAGACCTTTATTTTACAGAACGCAACATAGTGAACCATCACCTCTCGTCGTTCAACGACTTCCTGGCAACACCTGACAATCCAAGCAGCAGGATGCAGAGGATCGTCGACGACATCCGCGTCCCGACGGACGATACCGCCCGCGGAACGATCAGGCTCGACCCTGAACGCACCGGCGGAAGGAACATCGAGATACGCATCGGAAGGATCAGGACAGAGGCGGGCGGCATAGACCCGATATCCAAACCCACCGTGCGCATCGAACCCCCGAAGGTCACGGAGGCCAACGGATACAGCCATGAGCTGGTGCCGATGGAGGCCAGGCTCAGGAACCTCAACTATCTCTCGCCCGTTTACGTGCGTTTCGAGGTATTCGAGGACGGGGAAGAAATACCGATGCCCGAGGGCGACAAATGGATCAGGGTCGGAGACATGCCGATGATGGTCAAGTCCAAAGGATGCAACCTCAACAGGGATGTTATAGGCCGCAGGCTTGACCGCAACCTCTCGGAAGAGGATTATCACAAGGCGCTGATCACGAACAAGGAGGATCCCGAGGAGCCCGGAGGATACTTCATCATAGGAGGGACCGAGAGGGCCCTGATAACGCTCGAAGACCTGGCCCCCAACAGGGTCATGGTCGAATACAACGAGAAGTACGGCGCCGCCATGGAGGCCGCGAAAGTATTCTCGCAGAGGGAAGGATACCGTGCCCTGACCCTTGTGGAGAAGAAGAAGGACGGGATGCTCATGGTATCCGTCCCCGTCGCATCGAGCTCCATCCCGCTCATCGCACTGATGAAAGCGCTGGGAATGGAGTCCGACCAGGAGATATTCGAAACGATCGTATCCGACGACGCGATGACCAACACCGTTTACGCCAACATCGAGGCATCGCTCGACAAAAAGACGTACGCGCCGAACGGTTATCACTCCACCGAGGATGCGGTCCTGTTCCTCGAGAGGAACTTCGCAGCCGGACAGGCCAAAGAGTACAGGACCAAGAAGGTCGAGAGCATTCTCGACCACTCGCTGCTGCCCCACCTCGGAGACACGTCCGAGGACCGCATGAAGAAGGCCATCTACCTAGGCCGTATCGCACGCTCGGTCCTCGAACTTTCGCTCGGCAAGAGGAAAGAGGACGACAAGGACCACTACGCCAACAAGAGGCTCAAGCTCTCCGGAGACCTGATGGAGGACCTCTTCAGGACAAGTTTCAGCAGCCTCATGAAGGACCTTAAGTACCAGCTCGAGAGAAATTGGGGAAGGAAGAGGAACGAGCTCAACATCGCTTCGTCGATCCGCCCCGACCTGCTCACCCACAAGCTGCTACACGCCCTCGCCACCGGAAACTGGGTCGGCGGACGTGCAGGAGTTTCTCAGCTTCTCGACAGGACGTCCAACCTTTCGGCGATGTCCCACCTCAGGAGGATAACCTCTTCCCTGACCAGGAGTCAGCCTCACTTCGAGGCCCGTGACCTGCACCCCACGCAGTGGGGGAGACTCTGCCCGTCCGAAACCCCGGAAGGACAGAACTGCGGTCTGGTAAAGAACGCCGCCCTGATAATCGATGTTTCGGAGGGATTCCCCGGCCAGGACGTCAAATGGACGCTCCGCGACCTCGGTCTCGGAACCGTCAAGGACAACGGCACGCGTGTCTTCGTAAACGGAGACCTCGTGGGAACGCACGACTCGCCCAGAGACCTGGTGTCCCAGATAAGGGAACGCAGAAGGGTCGGCATATTGTCCAATGAGATCAACATCCGCTACGACGAGGAGATGGACGAGGTCGTCATCAACTGCGACGAGGGGCGCCTCAGGCGCCCGTTGCTGATCCTCAAGGACGGCAGGACCACGATCACCAGAAAACACCTCGAGAGCATCCGCGAGGGCAAAGTCAAATGGAGCGACCTGTTCCGCGAAGGTATCGTGGAATGGATCGACGCCGAGGAAGAGGAAGACCTGCTGGTCCTCGTCTATCCCTACGATGTTCCGGACAGATGCGAGCACTGCAACCATACCCTTTCGCCGATGGACGCCGACTGGATGAACCCCGGCAACGATGGGGACGAGATACTGAAGTGCAAATGGTGCGGCGGAGAATTCTCCGTTCCCAACAGGATCACCAAGGAGCACACCCACATGGAACTGGACCCGATGGTCATCCTGGGAGTGGCGGCCGGAGTGGTCCCGTACCCGGAGCACAATTCCGCACCCCGTATCACCATGGGAGCGGGAATGGCCAAACAGGCGCTGGGGATCCCTGCGGCGAATTACCGCATAAGGCCCGACACAAGAAGCCACCTGATGCACTACCCCCAGGTGCCGATGGTTCAGACCGAGACGATGAAGTTCATCGGTTACAACCAGAGGCCCGCCGGCCAGAACTTCTGCATCGCCGTACTTTCGTACCACGGCTATAACATAGAAGATGCATTGGTCATGAACAAGAGCTCCATTCAGAGGGGCCTCGGGCGTTCCACGTTCCTGAGGTCTTACCGCTCGGAGGAGCGCCGCTATCCAGGAGGACAGGAGGACCACTTCGAGGTCCCGTCCCCCGACGTGATGGGCGCACGCACGGACCTTTCTTACGCCTCGTTGGGCGAAGACGGGCTCATATATCCTGAGGCGGAGATCGTCGGAAGCGACGTGCTCGTCGGAAAGACGTCCCCTCCCAGATTCCTCGAGGAGGAGACGGACTTCCTGACCCCGCAGAAGAGGAGGGAGACGTCGGTTACCGTCAGGCCGGGAGAGACCGGATACGTCGACTCCGTCATGGTGACGGAATCGGAGAACGGTTCGAGGCTTGTCCGCGTAAAAGTGAGGGACCAGAGGATTCCGGAGCTCGGAGACAAGTTCTGCTCAAGGTTCGGACAGAAGGGAGTCATAGGCAAACTGGTGGACCAGTGCGACATGCCCTTCACCTGCCAGGGAGTGACACCGGACCTGGTCGTCAACCCCCACGGAATACCTTCGCGTATGACCATCGGGCACGTGCTCGAAATGATCTCCGGGAGGGTCGGGTCCATGGAAGGCCGCCTCGTCGACGGAACAGCGTTCTCGGGAGAGAACGAGGGGTCGATACGTGACGGTCTGGTCAGGAACGGTTTCAAGAACGATGGTAAAGAGGTCATGTACGACGGGACAACCGGCCACATGATCCAGATGGACATCTACACCGGTGTGATCTTCTACGAGAAGCTGCACCACATGGTCAGCGGAAAGTTGCACGTACGTTCCAGAGGGCCGGTCCAGATCCTTACGCGTCAGCCCACCGAGGGGCGTTCCAGACAGGGAGGTCTCAGGTTCGGTGAGATGGAGCGTGACTGTCTGATAGGCCACGGAGCGGCGATGGTCATCAAAGACCGTCTGCTCGACCAGTCCGACGGAACCCAGCAGTACGTCTGCGGGAACCCGAAGTGCGGTCATGTTGCAATAATGAACAGGTTCGGGAACCTTTACTGCCCGGTATGTAAGAACACGACAAACATCCACCTCGTGCAGACATCTTATGCGTTCAAGCTTCTCATGGACGAGTTGCTGTCGCTCGGTGTCGCTATGAGGCTTCAGCTGGAGGACTTAAGATGA